From Cecembia calidifontis, one genomic window encodes:
- a CDS encoding IS256 family transposase, which produces MKKEDLLNDDFLKQFRTAGELNSFLQQLQKRAVEKMLEGELDAHLGYEKHQNSDNPNSRNGHSSKTIKNSFGEAEIRVPRDRDGSFEPALVPKRKSMAEGVENVIISMYAKGMSNQDIEEQIRELYDINVSTSTISRVTNAVAEDIVAWRNRPLDPVYLIVWMDGISFKVRENSKVVNKTVYIAVGLRTNGLKEILGLWLGKNESSAFWMGVLTDLKARGVEDILITATDNLNGFTDTIKASFPQSVTQICVVHQIRNACRYVVWKDRRSFTRDMKEIYTAPTKEAAWAALNDFAKKWDSKYSYAIKSWRDNWDELTVFFDYPVEIRKIIYTTNLIENLNGKIRKYTKNKLSFPTDDAVMKSVFLASREASKKWTMPIRDWGTILNSFLLIFGDRVRLLET; this is translated from the coding sequence ATGAAAAAAGAAGATCTCTTAAATGATGACTTCCTCAAGCAGTTCAGGACTGCCGGGGAGCTTAATTCCTTTCTTCAGCAGCTTCAGAAAAGGGCTGTAGAGAAGATGCTTGAAGGCGAGTTAGATGCCCATCTTGGTTATGAAAAGCATCAGAACTCTGATAATCCCAATTCAAGAAACGGCCATTCTTCCAAAACTATAAAGAACTCCTTTGGGGAAGCTGAAATCAGAGTCCCAAGAGACCGGGATGGCAGCTTTGAGCCTGCTCTTGTTCCTAAACGCAAAAGCATGGCAGAGGGCGTTGAAAACGTGATCATATCCATGTATGCCAAGGGAATGTCAAACCAGGACATCGAGGAGCAGATCCGAGAACTTTATGATATCAATGTTTCCACTTCTACCATCTCAAGGGTTACCAATGCGGTAGCGGAGGATATTGTTGCTTGGAGAAACAGACCGCTTGACCCTGTTTACCTGATCGTCTGGATGGACGGTATATCCTTCAAAGTCAGGGAGAACTCCAAAGTGGTCAACAAGACTGTTTACATTGCTGTTGGGCTCAGAACCAACGGTCTGAAAGAGATTCTTGGCCTTTGGCTTGGTAAAAATGAATCTTCCGCTTTCTGGATGGGGGTACTCACTGACCTGAAGGCCAGAGGGGTTGAAGATATTCTCATAACAGCAACTGACAACCTGAACGGGTTTACTGATACAATAAAGGCCTCATTCCCTCAGTCCGTTACCCAGATATGTGTTGTCCACCAGATCAGAAATGCATGCAGATATGTCGTATGGAAAGACCGCAGGTCCTTTACAAGGGATATGAAGGAAATTTATACTGCCCCTACCAAGGAGGCCGCATGGGCTGCTCTTAACGATTTTGCCAAAAAATGGGATTCAAAATACTCGTATGCTATAAAAAGCTGGAGGGACAACTGGGATGAACTCACCGTTTTCTTCGATTACCCGGTTGAAATCCGCAAAATCATCTATACCACCAATCTAATTGAAAACCTGAATGGGAAGATCAGAAAATACACCAAAAACAAGCTCTCTTTCCCAACAGATGATGCCGTGATGAAGTCTGTTTTCCTCGCTTCAAGAGAAGCATCGAAAAAATGGACAATGCCCATTCGAGATTGGGGTACTATTCTTAACAGTTTCCTGCTTATATTTGGTGATAGGGTCAGGCTCCTTGAAACCTGA
- the tsf gene encoding translation elongation factor Ts, with translation MAITAQEVNKLRQMTGAGMMDCKKALTEAEGDFEKAIDILRKKGQKVSASRADRETKEGTIVTKVSADGKTGMLLSLTCETDFVAKNEEFVSFANAALELASKNNAKTIADILALPYEGITVGEKIVELTGKIGEKIEISHFEVVNGEAVVPYIHSNGKLGVLVALTNTNGAAVEEAGKDVAMQIAAMNPVAVDKDGVDATTVQREIEVGKEQARQEGKPEEMLEKIALGKLQKFYKENTLLSQAFVKDNSLSIAQYLDKVSKGLTVAAFKRIAIG, from the coding sequence ATGGCTATTACTGCACAAGAAGTTAACAAACTGAGACAAATGACCGGTGCCGGTATGATGGACTGTAAAAAAGCCCTTACCGAAGCTGAAGGAGATTTTGAAAAAGCTATCGATATTTTGAGAAAAAAGGGTCAGAAAGTTTCTGCATCCAGAGCTGACCGCGAAACCAAAGAAGGAACTATCGTAACCAAAGTTTCTGCTGATGGCAAAACAGGCATGTTGCTTTCTTTGACCTGCGAGACCGACTTCGTGGCCAAAAACGAAGAGTTCGTTTCTTTTGCCAACGCAGCGCTGGAACTTGCCTCTAAAAACAACGCCAAAACTATAGCTGACATCCTCGCCCTGCCATACGAAGGCATCACTGTAGGTGAGAAAATCGTGGAACTGACCGGTAAAATCGGTGAGAAAATCGAAATTTCCCACTTTGAAGTAGTCAATGGTGAAGCTGTAGTTCCTTATATCCACTCCAATGGCAAATTGGGTGTATTGGTAGCCCTTACCAACACCAACGGTGCTGCAGTGGAAGAAGCCGGTAAAGACGTAGCCATGCAGATTGCCGCTATGAACCCTGTGGCAGTAGATAAAGATGGCGTAGATGCTACTACTGTACAGAGAGAAATCGAAGTAGGCAAAGAGCAGGCCAGACAAGAAGGCAAGCCAGAAGAGATGTTGGAAAAAATCGCTTTGGGCAAATTGCAGAAATTCTACAAAGAAAACACTTTGTTGAGCCAGGCTTTCGTAAAAGACAACTCTTTGTCTATCGCCCAGTATCTTGACAAAGTCAGCAAAGGTTTGACCGTAGCTGCTTTCAAAAGAATTGCTATCGGATAA
- the rpsB gene encoding 30S ribosomal protein S2: MAKLEYKDLLDAGVHFGHLTRKWDPRMAPYIFMEKNGIHIIDLNKTLVCLEEASNAIKQIVRSGKKVMFVATKKQAKDLVAEEAKRLNMPYVTERWLGGMLTNFATIRKSLKKMSSIDKMMKEDSYKNLAKKERLMITRQREKLETVLGGIADLTRLPAALFVVDIKREHIAIAEAQKLGIPVFALVDTNSNPNEVDFPIPANDDAYKSISLLVKAFGAAIEEGLSERKKDKEEAKLSEEEEAKKAVDAETQE; the protein is encoded by the coding sequence ATGGCAAAATTAGAATATAAAGACTTACTGGATGCTGGTGTTCACTTTGGACACTTGACGAGAAAGTGGGATCCAAGAATGGCACCGTACATCTTCATGGAGAAGAACGGAATCCATATCATTGACCTAAACAAAACGCTTGTTTGCCTCGAAGAAGCATCCAATGCAATCAAGCAGATCGTTCGCTCAGGTAAAAAAGTCATGTTTGTCGCAACCAAAAAGCAGGCGAAAGACTTGGTAGCTGAGGAAGCAAAAAGGTTGAACATGCCTTACGTAACCGAAAGATGGTTAGGTGGTATGTTGACCAACTTCGCGACTATCCGCAAATCATTGAAGAAAATGTCCTCCATCGACAAAATGATGAAAGAGGATTCTTACAAGAACCTTGCTAAGAAGGAGCGTTTGATGATCACCAGACAAAGAGAAAAACTGGAAACTGTATTGGGCGGTATCGCTGACCTTACCAGACTTCCTGCTGCTTTGTTTGTTGTGGACATCAAGAGAGAGCATATCGCTATCGCAGAAGCACAAAAGCTTGGTATCCCTGTATTCGCTTTGGTAGATACAAACTCCAACCCTAATGAGGTGGATTTCCCTATCCCTGCCAATGACGATGCATACAAATCAATCTCTTTGTTGGTAAAAGCGTTCGGTGCAGCTATCGAAGAAGGTCTTTCTGAAAGGAAGAAAGACAAAGAAGAAGCTAAACTTTCTGAAGAGGAAGAAGCTAAAAAAGCTGTTGACGCTGAAACACAAGAGTAA
- the rpsI gene encoding 30S ribosomal protein S9, which yields MEIINTIGRRKTSVARIYMKPGKGEITVNNRPIEVYFPFDLHQIVVRQPLALVGVDGTYDIKINVDGGGIKGQAEAARMAISRALCEFDIEHRSALKKEGFLTRDPRMVERKKAGRRKARRRFQFSKR from the coding sequence ATGGAAATTATCAATACAATCGGTAGAAGAAAGACATCTGTTGCAAGAATCTACATGAAGCCGGGAAAAGGTGAGATCACTGTTAACAACAGGCCGATCGAGGTTTACTTCCCATTTGATCTGCATCAGATTGTAGTAAGACAGCCTCTTGCACTAGTAGGTGTAGACGGTACTTACGACATCAAAATCAATGTTGACGGTGGCGGTATCAAAGGACAGGCCGAGGCAGCAAGAATGGCTATCTCAAGAGCTTTGTGCGAATTTGATATCGAGCACAGATCTGCATTGAAAAAAGAAGGATTCCTTACCAGAGACCCAAGAATGGTAGAGCGTAAGAAAGCCGGACGTAGAAAAGCAAGAAGAAGATTCCAGTTCTCTAAACGTTAA
- the rplM gene encoding 50S ribosomal protein L13: MDTLSYKTKSANAATVEKNWVVVDAQAAVLGRFASEVAKILRGKHKPYYTPHVDCGDNVIVINADKVRLTGRKMDEKVYVRHTGYPGGQRISTPKLLKQKSASILVEKAVRGMLPKNRLGRQLYRNLYVYNGSEHPHAAQQPKEIKF; encoded by the coding sequence GTGGATACATTAAGCTACAAAACCAAATCAGCAAATGCTGCTACTGTAGAGAAAAACTGGGTGGTAGTGGATGCCCAGGCCGCAGTATTGGGTAGATTTGCCAGTGAGGTTGCAAAAATCCTAAGGGGTAAGCACAAGCCTTACTATACCCCTCACGTGGACTGCGGAGACAACGTGATTGTCATCAATGCAGACAAGGTTAGGTTGACCGGAAGAAAAATGGACGAGAAAGTATATGTCCGTCATACCGGCTACCCAGGTGGACAGCGTATTTCTACCCCTAAATTGTTGAAGCAAAAATCTGCTTCCATTTTGGTAGAAAAAGCAGTTAGAGGAATGCTTCCTAAAAACAGATTGGGAAGACAGTTGTACAGAAACCTTTACGTTTACAACGGTTCTGAGCATCCTCATGCTGCACAGCAACCTAAAGAAATCAAATTCTAA
- a CDS encoding RluA family pseudouridine synthase, whose amino-acid sequence MKKIDFKDLILFENEDYLVINKPPYLSTLDDRHEAQNILDLARTYTPDAQVCHRLDKETSGCLVIAKHQEAYRNIAIQFEDRKVSKIYHAVVEGIHEYKDVLVDRNIHATNKGIAKITKEGKPAQTIFNTLRTYYSHTLVECKPITGRLHQIRVHLAYLKSPICGDEMYGGKPLYLSALKRRFNLKKGTDELPIMQRVSLHAYAIGFEGTKGERIDVIAPYPKDFDVLARQLEKNR is encoded by the coding sequence ATGAAGAAAATTGATTTTAAGGACCTGATTCTGTTTGAAAACGAGGATTACCTTGTCATCAATAAGCCTCCCTATTTATCGACATTGGACGACAGGCATGAAGCACAGAACATCCTGGATTTGGCCAGAACGTACACCCCAGATGCCCAGGTGTGTCACCGACTGGACAAAGAAACATCAGGCTGCCTGGTAATCGCCAAACACCAAGAGGCTTATCGGAACATTGCGATCCAGTTTGAAGACCGAAAAGTAAGCAAGATCTATCATGCAGTAGTCGAAGGCATCCATGAGTACAAAGATGTACTGGTGGACCGCAATATCCACGCGACCAATAAAGGCATCGCCAAGATAACCAAAGAAGGCAAGCCAGCCCAGACCATTTTCAATACGCTGAGGACTTATTACTCCCATACATTGGTAGAATGTAAGCCGATTACAGGTAGATTGCACCAGATCAGGGTGCATTTGGCCTACCTGAAATCACCTATCTGCGGGGATGAAATGTACGGCGGCAAACCCCTTTATTTATCTGCCTTAAAACGGCGCTTTAATCTCAAAAAAGGCACTGATGAATTGCCCATCATGCAGCGAGTTTCGCTCCATGCCTATGCCATAGGCTTCGAAGGCACTAAGGGAGAGCGTATTGATGTGATCGCTCCTTACCCAAAAGACTTTGATGTTTTGGCAAGACAACTGGAAAAAAACCGCTAA
- a CDS encoding sensor histidine kinase yields the protein MLTTSRGISLVLAIAISALTVAFLLLLEDATPTLLLVAGGISFSVSYILMQVTLEFLIFKEISNIYGLLEKIQKKDYSSIPDKSDRLSISPLRKINKTINTYAQAKNREIETLQKNAEFRREFIADISHELKTPIFAAQGYIHTLLDGAVEDKSVRLKFLKRAAKSLNALDKLVQDLLTLNQMESGVIKFNFEPFDLKELIHEVIEELEQKAAKRDVLIRFFYDKEKIYKTIADKDKIFRVCQNLISNAIKYNNDGGEVEVHLKTHKNHILVEVKDNGKGIPPEDLKRIFERFYRVEKSRSREGGGTGLGLAIVKHILEGHKSKISVSSTLGKGSIFSFELPWEKAPKKEEIKTSI from the coding sequence ATGCTGACCACTTCCCGTGGCATTTCCCTCGTATTGGCCATTGCCATTTCTGCCCTTACGGTAGCTTTTCTTCTCCTTTTGGAAGATGCCACCCCTACGCTCCTCTTGGTAGCCGGAGGGATTTCATTTTCTGTTTCCTATATTTTGATGCAGGTAACCTTGGAATTTCTGATTTTTAAAGAAATCAGCAATATCTACGGCCTGCTGGAAAAAATCCAGAAAAAAGACTACTCTTCCATCCCTGACAAATCAGACAGGCTCTCTATATCTCCACTTCGCAAAATCAACAAAACCATCAATACTTATGCGCAGGCTAAAAACCGGGAGATCGAAACCCTTCAGAAAAATGCTGAATTCAGGAGGGAGTTTATTGCAGACATTTCCCATGAGTTAAAGACTCCGATTTTTGCAGCCCAGGGATATATCCATACCCTTTTGGATGGTGCCGTAGAGGACAAATCCGTAAGATTGAAATTCCTCAAAAGGGCTGCCAAGAGCCTCAATGCACTGGACAAGCTGGTGCAGGACCTGCTCACCCTCAACCAAATGGAAAGCGGCGTCATCAAATTCAACTTTGAGCCATTTGATCTCAAAGAGCTTATCCATGAAGTCATAGAAGAACTGGAACAGAAAGCAGCAAAACGTGATGTTTTGATCCGTTTTTTTTACGATAAAGAAAAAATCTATAAGACTATTGCCGACAAGGACAAAATTTTCCGTGTCTGTCAGAACTTGATTTCCAATGCCATCAAATACAATAACGATGGCGGTGAAGTAGAAGTACACCTCAAAACCCACAAGAACCACATCCTGGTAGAGGTCAAAGACAATGGCAAGGGCATTCCGCCCGAAGACCTGAAAAGGATTTTTGAGCGTTTTTATAGGGTAGAAAAAAGCAGATCCAGAGAGGGAGGAGGAACAGGCTTGGGGCTGGCGATCGTCAAACATATATTGGAAGGCCATAAAAGCAAAATCTCCGTCAGCAGTACCCTTGGTAAAGGATCCATCTTCAGTTTTGAACTGCCTTGGGAAAAAGCACCCAAGAAAGAAGAAATCAAGACCTCAATCTGA
- a CDS encoding response regulator, whose amino-acid sequence MSDKPKIKVLVVDDEPDIVDLLTYNLKKEGYEVETAEDGVKAVKVASKFLPDVILLDIMMPNQDGVETCRQMREIPELKSTFIIFLTARSEEYSEVAAFDVGADDYITKPIKPRALMSRIAALFRRESKKDQELTQIKIKDLIIDRTSYTIDKGGKIITLPKKEFELLYFLAKNPNMVFSRDDLLQNIWGADVFVLARTVDVHIRKVREKIGEDYITTVKGVGYKFDLN is encoded by the coding sequence ATGAGTGACAAACCAAAAATCAAGGTTTTGGTCGTAGACGACGAACCGGATATAGTTGATCTGCTTACCTACAACCTAAAAAAGGAAGGCTATGAGGTGGAAACTGCAGAAGACGGTGTCAAAGCCGTAAAAGTGGCATCCAAATTCTTACCGGACGTTATTTTATTGGACATCATGATGCCCAATCAGGATGGGGTTGAAACCTGCCGTCAAATGCGGGAAATCCCTGAATTGAAAAGCACCTTTATTATTTTCCTCACCGCGAGATCAGAAGAATATTCCGAGGTAGCAGCATTTGATGTTGGTGCTGATGATTACATCACCAAGCCAATTAAACCAAGGGCTTTGATGAGCCGGATCGCGGCTTTATTCCGCCGTGAATCCAAAAAAGACCAAGAATTAACACAGATCAAAATCAAAGACCTGATCATTGACAGGACGAGCTATACCATAGACAAGGGCGGAAAAATCATTACTTTGCCGAAAAAAGAATTTGAACTTTTGTATTTCCTTGCCAAAAACCCTAATATGGTCTTCAGTAGGGATGATCTTTTGCAGAATATTTGGGGAGCAGATGTATTTGTCCTGGCAAGAACGGTGGATGTACACATCAGGAAAGTAAGGGAAAAGATAGGCGAAGATTATATCACTACTGTAAAAGGTGTAGGTTATAAGTTCGATTTGAATTAG
- a CDS encoding DUF3108 domain-containing protein — translation MKKVTFKSVIVTFFFCLVGLQALAQKNTAFKTGEELTFKVSFGFLDAAEAKMLIHPKVYHTDNRPTFKIDVFGQTLGVFKLFKVNDNWGSYLDTAKIIPYQSYRHIEEGKYRKHERVLFDHQKKNAHVRLYDRENKELVSTKDYPVPANVQDIVSGFYLLRTMDLKKLKKGDMVTLTGFFDKEVHKINLMYTGKEQLKTKIGEFDTFVFSPIIPKNKLFRGEQPVTVWVTDDANKIPVRIKAKLWVGSLDMEITEAKGLRNN, via the coding sequence ATGAAAAAAGTAACCTTTAAGTCAGTAATTGTCACATTTTTTTTCTGCCTGGTCGGACTTCAGGCCCTGGCCCAAAAAAACACGGCCTTTAAAACCGGGGAAGAACTGACCTTTAAGGTAAGTTTTGGTTTTTTGGATGCCGCGGAAGCAAAAATGCTCATCCATCCTAAAGTGTACCATACGGATAATAGGCCTACCTTTAAAATTGATGTCTTTGGACAGACTTTGGGGGTGTTCAAATTATTCAAGGTAAATGATAATTGGGGCAGTTACCTGGACACCGCCAAAATCATCCCCTATCAATCTTACAGGCATATAGAAGAGGGAAAATACAGAAAGCATGAAAGGGTGCTCTTTGACCATCAAAAGAAAAATGCCCATGTGAGACTGTATGACAGGGAAAACAAAGAGCTGGTCTCCACTAAAGATTACCCGGTCCCTGCAAATGTACAGGATATTGTCAGCGGCTTCTACTTATTGAGGACCATGGACCTCAAAAAACTGAAAAAGGGAGATATGGTCACCCTAACGGGTTTCTTTGATAAAGAAGTTCATAAAATAAACCTTATGTATACGGGAAAAGAGCAGCTCAAAACCAAAATCGGGGAATTTGATACCTTTGTCTTCTCGCCGATTATTCCGAAAAATAAACTTTTCAGAGGGGAGCAACCCGTGACAGTATGGGTTACGGATGATGCAAACAAAATTCCCGTAAGGATCAAAGCCAAGCTCTGGGTAGGTTCGCTGGATATGGAAATTACGGAAGCAAAAGGCCTTCGTAATAATTAA
- the recA gene encoding recombinase RecA translates to MSANTEKLKALQLTIDKLEKTYGKGTVMKLSDNKVQDVPAISTGSLGLDMALGVGGIPRGRVIEIYGPESSGKTTLTMHCIAEAQKAGGLAAFIDAEHAFDKTYAEKLGIDTENLLISQPDNGEQALEIAEHLIRSGAIDIIVIDSVAALVPKGELEGDMGDSKMGLQARLMSQALRKLTGAINKTGCACIFINQLRDKIGVMFGNPETTTGGNALKFYASVRLDIRRIGQIKEGADNVIGNRTKVKVVKNKVAPPFKVVEFDIMYGQGISKVGEIIDLGVEFDIIKKAGSWFSYEGNKLGQGRDAVKSLLLDNPELMEELEKKIKEKAGMGASVKVEPGEED, encoded by the coding sequence ATGAGCGCAAATACCGAAAAATTGAAAGCCCTGCAGTTGACCATTGACAAACTGGAAAAAACCTACGGTAAGGGTACAGTGATGAAGCTGAGTGACAATAAGGTCCAGGATGTTCCTGCCATATCTACAGGTTCCCTTGGACTTGACATGGCTTTGGGCGTTGGGGGAATACCCAGGGGCAGGGTGATTGAAATTTACGGTCCGGAATCGTCAGGAAAGACCACCCTGACCATGCACTGTATCGCTGAGGCCCAAAAGGCTGGAGGTCTTGCGGCCTTTATTGATGCAGAGCATGCTTTTGACAAGACTTATGCGGAGAAGTTAGGGATAGATACTGAAAACTTATTGATCTCCCAGCCTGACAATGGGGAGCAGGCACTTGAGATCGCAGAGCATCTTATCCGTTCCGGGGCCATTGATATTATTGTTATTGACTCGGTGGCGGCATTGGTGCCAAAAGGTGAACTGGAAGGAGATATGGGTGACAGCAAAATGGGTCTTCAGGCAAGGTTGATGTCCCAGGCGCTTAGAAAGTTGACCGGGGCCATTAACAAGACAGGATGTGCCTGTATCTTTATCAACCAGCTGAGGGATAAAATCGGGGTGATGTTCGGTAATCCCGAAACTACTACTGGCGGTAATGCATTGAAGTTTTATGCCTCTGTGAGACTGGATATCCGAAGAATCGGACAGATCAAAGAGGGTGCTGACAATGTCATCGGTAACCGTACCAAAGTCAAAGTAGTGAAAAATAAGGTTGCCCCTCCGTTTAAAGTGGTGGAATTTGATATCATGTATGGACAGGGGATTTCCAAAGTAGGGGAAATCATCGATCTGGGTGTGGAATTTGATATCATCAAGAAGGCGGGTTCCTGGTTTTCTTATGAAGGCAATAAGTTGGGACAGGGAAGGGATGCTGTTAAGAGTCTTTTATTGGACAATCCTGAACTCATGGAAGAGCTCGAAAAGAAAATCAAAGAAAAAGCCGGAATGGGTGCCAGTGTTAAAGTTGAACCTGGAGAAGAAGATTAA
- a CDS encoding ABC transporter permease yields the protein MIYVKLIWESIRFAMQALKSNLTRTILSLLGVTVGIFAIIAVFTLVDSLEKNIKSSFSFLGSNVVTVNRFQFVGGPDYPWWKYFRRPYNTYGEYVFLKDKLRNAEAVTFSASANTTVQSGSNSYKGTNLSGVVFTYKDVYDLPLESGRFFTEMEVNASRNVAIIGVKIANTLFPGRDPLGKELKIKGNKFVVIGVFEEEGEGLFEIASKDEAVMIPYGSFTKLYYVGQNGIEPSIAVKGKEDDIGMVALENELIGLLRAKRGLKPTQEDNFSLNKSEFIMNTIGSIFDVISAAGWVIGGFSILVGGFGIANIMFVSVKERTNIIGIQKSLGAKNYFILFQFLFEAVFLSLIGGLAGIIIVYGITFVQLGSLELVLSFKNVILGLGISSAIGIVSGIVPATLAARLDPVEAIRAT from the coding sequence GTGATTTACGTAAAACTTATTTGGGAAAGCATACGCTTTGCTATGCAGGCCCTTAAATCCAATCTTACCAGGACCATCCTTTCCCTTCTTGGGGTTACAGTAGGTATTTTTGCCATCATTGCTGTATTCACCTTGGTAGATTCTTTGGAGAAAAACATCAAATCCAGCTTCAGTTTCTTGGGAAGCAATGTAGTCACCGTGAACAGGTTTCAGTTTGTTGGAGGTCCGGATTATCCCTGGTGGAAGTACTTCAGGCGACCTTATAACACATACGGCGAATATGTTTTCCTTAAGGACAAACTTAGAAATGCAGAAGCGGTAACATTCTCCGCATCGGCCAATACGACGGTACAGTCAGGAAGCAACTCTTACAAGGGCACCAATCTTTCCGGGGTGGTTTTTACATACAAGGATGTCTATGACCTTCCCCTGGAATCCGGTAGATTTTTCACAGAAATGGAAGTCAATGCCAGCAGGAATGTGGCCATCATCGGGGTCAAAATAGCCAACACCCTCTTCCCCGGAAGGGATCCCTTGGGAAAAGAACTCAAAATCAAAGGAAATAAATTTGTGGTCATCGGGGTGTTTGAAGAAGAGGGAGAAGGGCTTTTTGAAATTGCCTCCAAAGATGAAGCAGTGATGATCCCTTACGGCAGCTTTACCAAACTCTATTATGTAGGACAAAATGGGATTGAGCCCAGTATTGCGGTCAAAGGTAAGGAGGATGACATTGGGATGGTCGCTCTTGAAAATGAACTCATAGGCCTTTTAAGGGCAAAAAGGGGACTAAAACCGACCCAAGAGGATAATTTTTCACTCAATAAATCTGAATTTATCATGAATACCATAGGCTCCATCTTCGATGTAATCAGTGCGGCCGGATGGGTCATCGGAGGATTTTCTATATTGGTGGGCGGCTTTGGAATAGCCAATATCATGTTTGTTTCGGTAAAAGAACGGACCAATATCATCGGAATCCAGAAATCCCTTGGCGCTAAAAATTACTTTATCCTCTTCCAATTCCTTTTTGAAGCGGTGTTCCTTAGCCTGATCGGAGGTTTGGCAGGAATCATCATCGTCTATGGCATCACATTTGTCCAACTTGGATCACTCGAGCTGGTCCTTTCTTTTAAAAATGTCATTCTGGGACTTGGCATATCTTCGGCAATCGGAATTGTTTCCGGAATTGTTCCCGCAACCCTTGCCGCAAGACTGGATCCTGTTGAGGCCATCAGGGCGACTTGA
- the queA gene encoding tRNA preQ1(34) S-adenosylmethionine ribosyltransferase-isomerase QueA produces the protein MKLSDFKFDLPKKLISLYPTENRDESRLMVVHKKTGEIEHRVFKDIIEYFGDGDVFVMNDTKVFPARLYGNKEKTGAKIEVFLLRELNADLRLWDVLVDPARKIRVGNKLYFGDSDLVAEVIDNTTSRGRTIRFLFDGTDEEFYKTIDSLGETPLLKEYIERKVEPEDRDRYQTIFAKNVGAVAAPTAGLHFTPHLLKRLELKGVEITPITLHVGLGTFRQVDVEDLTKHKMDSENYNIPEKTVELVNQALDNKKRVVAVGTTTLKTIESSVTANGRLKVSSGWTDKFIIPPYDFKIANALITNFHLPESTLLMTAAAFGGYDLIMRAYKEAVKEKYRFFSYGDAMLIL, from the coding sequence ATGAAGTTATCAGACTTTAAATTCGACTTACCCAAAAAACTTATTTCCCTATATCCTACCGAAAACAGAGACGAGTCCCGTCTGATGGTTGTCCATAAAAAAACGGGAGAAATCGAGCACCGGGTATTCAAAGATATCATTGAATATTTTGGTGATGGTGATGTTTTCGTCATGAATGACACCAAGGTATTTCCTGCCAGGCTCTATGGAAACAAAGAAAAAACAGGTGCTAAGATTGAAGTTTTTCTTTTGAGAGAGCTCAATGCTGATCTGAGGTTATGGGATGTGCTTGTAGACCCGGCCAGAAAAATCAGAGTGGGGAATAAGCTGTATTTTGGAGACAGTGATCTGGTGGCAGAAGTGATTGACAATACTACCTCAAGAGGGCGTACCATCAGGTTCTTGTTTGATGGAACTGATGAGGAATTTTATAAGACCATTGATTCCTTGGGTGAAACACCTTTGTTAAAAGAATATATCGAGAGAAAAGTGGAGCCGGAAGATAGGGACAGGTACCAGACCATTTTTGCCAAAAATGTGGGTGCTGTGGCTGCTCCAACAGCAGGTTTACATTTTACCCCTCATTTGTTGAAAAGGTTGGAACTGAAAGGGGTAGAAATAACCCCGATAACACTCCATGTTGGATTGGGTACCTTCCGTCAGGTAGATGTGGAGGACCTTACCAAGCACAAGATGGATTCAGAGAATTATAACATTCCTGAAAAGACCGTTGAACTGGTCAATCAAGCTTTGGATAACAAGAAAAGGGTGGTGGCTGTAGGAACTACTACTTTGAAGACTATCGAATCTTCCGTGACGGCCAATGGCAGGCTGAAGGTAAGCAGTGGATGGACTGATAAGTTCATTATTCCTCCTTATGATTTCAAAATTGCCAATGCGCTGATCACCAATTTCCATCTTCCTGAATCCACTCTGCTGATGACAGCAGCTGCCTTTGGTGGCTATGACCTGATCATGAGGGCTTATAAGGAAGCTGTAAAGGAAAAATACAGGTTCTTCTCCTATGGAGACGCCATGTTGATTTTATAA